One genomic segment of Prosthecobacter fusiformis includes these proteins:
- the fabV gene encoding enoyl-ACP reductase FabV produces the protein MIVAPKIRGFICTTAHPEGCAKHVAEQITVVKNRGLIANGPKKVLVIGSSTGYGLSSRIAAAFGSNASTIGVFFERPGEDDRTATAGWYNSAAFEKEAKSAGLYARSFNGDAYSDAVKTEVIDAVKADLGQVDCVIYSLASPRRTHPKTGEVFKSVLKPIGETYTNKNLNTTTGVVNEISIEPAQGDDIAQTVAVMGGEDWEMWIDALMAADVLAPGVQTVSYSYIGPEVTWPIYKNGTIGRAKEDLEKVQQSLDAKLAPLNGKAWVSVNKALVTQASSAIPVVPLYISLLYKAMKAEGTHEDTIEQMDRLFRDRLYSGEPQPDEAGRIRVDDWEMKPELQALVGQRWTEVNTENLTEYGDFAGYQASFLRLFGFGLEGVDYAAETNPNVPVPSLA, from the coding sequence ATGATCGTAGCACCCAAGATCCGAGGTTTCATCTGTACCACCGCCCACCCTGAGGGCTGCGCCAAGCATGTGGCTGAACAGATCACCGTTGTTAAAAACCGTGGACTGATTGCCAATGGCCCCAAGAAGGTTCTGGTCATCGGCTCCTCCACCGGGTATGGCCTTTCATCCCGCATTGCGGCGGCCTTTGGCTCCAATGCGTCCACCATCGGGGTCTTTTTTGAGCGTCCCGGAGAGGATGACCGCACAGCCACGGCAGGCTGGTACAATTCGGCCGCTTTTGAAAAAGAAGCCAAGTCCGCAGGTCTGTATGCACGCTCTTTCAACGGCGACGCTTATTCCGATGCGGTCAAAACAGAAGTCATCGATGCGGTCAAGGCTGATCTGGGGCAGGTGGACTGCGTGATTTATAGCCTGGCATCCCCCCGGCGCACCCATCCTAAAACGGGCGAGGTCTTCAAATCCGTGCTCAAGCCGATTGGTGAGACTTATACCAACAAGAATCTGAATACCACCACCGGCGTGGTGAATGAGATTTCCATCGAGCCTGCTCAAGGGGATGACATCGCCCAAACGGTGGCCGTGATGGGTGGTGAAGACTGGGAAATGTGGATTGATGCCCTGATGGCGGCGGACGTGCTGGCTCCGGGTGTGCAGACGGTTTCTTATTCCTACATCGGGCCTGAAGTGACCTGGCCGATCTATAAAAACGGTACCATCGGTCGTGCGAAGGAGGATCTGGAAAAAGTGCAGCAGTCTCTGGATGCCAAGCTGGCTCCGCTGAATGGCAAAGCCTGGGTCTCTGTGAATAAAGCGCTGGTCACTCAGGCCAGCTCCGCCATCCCTGTTGTGCCTCTTTATATCTCCCTGCTGTATAAGGCGATGAAAGCCGAGGGCACCCATGAGGATACCATTGAGCAGATGGACCGTCTTTTCCGGGATCGCCTTTATAGCGGTGAACCTCAGCCGGATGAAGCGGGCCGTATCCGCGTGGACGACTGGGAAATGAAGCCTGAATTGCAGGCTCTCGTTGGTCAGCGTTGGACGGAAGTGAATACTGAAAACCTCACCGAATACGGAGACTTCGCAGGCTATCAGGCCAGCTTCCTGCGCCTGTTCGGCTTCGGACTTGAAGGGGTGGACTACGCCGCTGAGACGAATCCGAACGTGCCTGTTCCATCCCTGGCTTGA
- a CDS encoding ABC transporter ATP-binding protein, which translates to MSDAASPFAARVRGLNKSFGDGSSRLHVLKDVDMDVRLGDITMLIGPSGCGKTTLISILAGTLKPDPGTQDLTVLEQDLQKLSTAAVTRFRAQNIGFIFQAFNLIPTLSLAENVSVPLLIQGVGARTAEKKARDVLEQVGLGDRAKSRPNMLSGGQQQRVAIARALIHEPRLIICDEPTAALDAKNGQVIMELFGNVARSPDRAVLIVTHDNRIFPHADRIAAMDDGRIVEVHDIDEGHPLPENLRHGFHQ; encoded by the coding sequence ATGTCTGACGCTGCCTCCCCATTTGCTGCGCGTGTGCGCGGATTGAATAAGTCTTTTGGCGACGGTTCATCACGCCTGCATGTGCTGAAGGATGTCGATATGGACGTCCGGCTGGGAGATATCACCATGCTTATCGGCCCTTCCGGCTGCGGAAAAACGACTCTCATCAGCATCCTGGCCGGGACACTGAAGCCGGATCCAGGAACGCAGGATCTGACGGTGCTGGAGCAGGACCTGCAAAAGCTGAGCACGGCAGCGGTCACCCGATTCCGTGCCCAAAACATCGGCTTCATCTTTCAGGCCTTTAACCTCATCCCCACCCTTTCCCTGGCGGAAAACGTCAGCGTACCTCTTTTAATCCAGGGAGTGGGTGCCCGCACAGCGGAGAAAAAAGCCCGGGATGTGCTGGAGCAAGTAGGTCTGGGTGACCGCGCTAAAAGCCGCCCCAATATGCTCTCAGGCGGCCAGCAGCAACGCGTGGCCATCGCACGCGCCCTCATTCATGAGCCGCGCCTGATCATTTGTGATGAGCCGACGGCGGCCCTGGATGCCAAGAATGGCCAGGTGATCATGGAGCTTTTTGGAAACGTCGCACGCAGCCCTGACCGAGCCGTGCTCATCGTCACTCATGACAACCGCATTTTTCCCCATGCGGACCGCATCGCAGCCATGGATGATGGCCGCATCGTCGAGGTGCATGACATTGATGAAGGCCATCCGTTGCCGGAAAACCTTCGTCATGGTTTTCACCAATGA
- a CDS encoding bifunctional 3,4-dihydroxy-2-butanone-4-phosphate synthase/GTP cyclohydrolase II — protein MPSKKTHVCDSVESVIADIRAGRMVIVTDDEDRENEGDLICAAEAITPEMVTFMVREGGGMLCVPVSLPIAQQLSLESMVPENREAFRTDFTVTVDAALGITTGISSADRARTIRLLADGNSTKADFVQPGHINPLVAKPGGVLRRAGHTEAAVDLCRLAGLREAGVLIEIMNHDGTMARMPDLQKFAKKHKLKICSIADLIAFRRRSEKLVEKIEEVDMPTDFGVFKLHLYKSSLDGVHHIALVMGDIDAKTPTLVRVHSECLTGDIFASRRCDCGSQLHAAMSKVAEAGRGIIIYMRGHEGRGIGLHGKIMAYKLQEQGLDTVEANLQLGFAMDLRDYGIGAQIISDLGVRKIRLMTNNPRKVVGLEGHKLEIVEQVPVISEPNPHNKKYLETKKKKLGHKL, from the coding sequence ATGCCCAGCAAAAAGACCCACGTTTGCGACTCTGTCGAATCCGTCATCGCGGACATCCGTGCCGGACGCATGGTGATCGTGACTGATGATGAAGACCGCGAAAATGAGGGTGATCTCATCTGCGCAGCGGAGGCCATCACGCCAGAAATGGTCACCTTCATGGTACGTGAAGGTGGCGGCATGCTCTGCGTCCCCGTCTCCCTCCCCATCGCGCAACAGCTCAGCCTGGAAAGCATGGTGCCGGAGAACCGGGAAGCCTTTCGTACCGATTTCACCGTGACCGTGGATGCCGCACTAGGCATCACGACGGGCATCAGCTCCGCTGACCGCGCCCGCACCATCCGCCTGCTGGCCGATGGCAACAGCACCAAGGCAGATTTCGTCCAGCCTGGTCATATCAATCCCCTGGTGGCCAAACCCGGCGGTGTACTGCGCCGCGCCGGACACACGGAGGCCGCCGTCGATCTGTGCCGCCTCGCAGGCTTGCGTGAGGCCGGCGTGCTCATCGAGATCATGAATCATGATGGCACCATGGCCCGGATGCCTGATCTGCAGAAATTTGCCAAAAAACACAAGCTCAAGATCTGCTCCATTGCCGACCTCATCGCTTTCCGCCGCCGGAGTGAAAAGCTGGTGGAGAAAATCGAAGAAGTGGACATGCCCACCGACTTCGGAGTTTTCAAACTCCACCTTTATAAAAGCAGCCTGGATGGCGTGCATCACATCGCCCTGGTGATGGGTGACATTGATGCCAAGACACCGACACTGGTCCGTGTGCATAGCGAGTGCCTGACGGGGGATATCTTTGCCTCCCGCCGCTGTGACTGTGGCAGCCAGCTCCATGCAGCCATGAGCAAGGTGGCCGAGGCGGGACGCGGCATCATCATTTACATGCGCGGCCATGAGGGACGCGGCATCGGTCTGCATGGCAAGATCATGGCTTATAAACTGCAGGAGCAGGGGCTGGACACCGTCGAGGCCAATCTGCAACTTGGCTTTGCCATGGACCTGCGGGACTACGGCATCGGTGCCCAGATCATCTCCGACCTGGGGGTGCGTAAAATCCGCCTGATGACTAACAATCCGCGCAAGGTGGTGGGCCTGGAAGGCCACAAACTGGAGATCGTGGAGCAGGTACCCGTCATCTCCGAACCGAATCCGCATAACAAAAAGTATCTCGAAACCAAAAAGAAGAAGCTCGGTCACAAGCTCTAA
- the ribH gene encoding 6,7-dimethyl-8-ribityllumazine synthase: protein MSQYGPSRPRPIQDRVSIAIVASLYNNQFVQGLLDAGREELEELAPNATITVYRVPGAFEIPVCAELVIKNTRPDVVIAFGVIIRGSTEHADLVGASVTDALQQMAVRHTTPVVHEVLLVSSEEQAEERCLGVKINRGTEAAQVAVNMMALFRKMRASFAGQPELETA from the coding sequence ATGTCCCAATACGGTCCCAGTCGTCCCCGCCCTATCCAGGATCGCGTCTCCATCGCGATCGTGGCCAGTCTTTACAACAACCAGTTTGTCCAGGGCCTGCTGGATGCCGGCCGTGAAGAGCTGGAAGAACTGGCTCCCAATGCCACCATCACCGTCTATCGGGTGCCGGGCGCCTTTGAGATCCCTGTCTGCGCTGAGCTTGTCATCAAAAACACACGGCCTGACGTCGTGATCGCCTTTGGTGTGATCATTCGCGGCTCCACCGAGCATGCAGATTTGGTGGGTGCCTCCGTCACCGATGCGCTTCAACAGATGGCCGTGCGCCACACCACCCCCGTGGTCCATGAAGTGCTGCTGGTCAGCTCCGAGGAACAGGCGGAAGAGCGCTGCCTGGGCGTGAAAATCAATCGTGGCACCGAGGCTGCCCAGGTGGCCGTGAACATGATGGCCCTGTTTCGTAAAATGCGCGCCAGCTTTGCCGGTCAACCTGAACTGGAGACCGCCTAA
- the nusB gene encoding transcription antitermination factor NusB — translation MGKRREGREAAVQFLFANELHGEHTPEEQEAFWTIHNAKTSVRAYAETLIHGVMERTPELDALIEPVLENFRIQRLAAVDRNVLRLAVYELAHVPDVPAAVVINEAIEIAKSLGAGESGSFVNGILHKIAQKVRPKSNA, via the coding sequence ATGGGAAAACGCCGCGAAGGACGCGAAGCCGCCGTCCAGTTCCTTTTTGCCAATGAGCTCCATGGTGAACACACACCGGAGGAGCAGGAAGCTTTCTGGACCATTCATAACGCCAAAACATCCGTCCGGGCCTATGCCGAGACATTGATCCATGGAGTGATGGAACGCACCCCTGAGCTGGATGCCTTGATCGAGCCTGTCCTGGAAAACTTCCGCATCCAGCGCCTCGCTGCGGTGGACAGGAACGTCCTGCGGCTGGCCGTTTATGAACTGGCCCATGTGCCGGATGTACCCGCAGCCGTCGTGATCAACGAAGCTATCGAAATCGCCAAATCCCTGGGGGCTGGAGAGTCGGGTTCATTCGTGAACGGCATCCTGCATAAAATCGCTCAAAAAGTTCGCCCGAAATCGAACGCTTGA
- a CDS encoding cryptochrome/photolyase family protein, whose protein sequence is MPQYKTVIHWFRRDLRLMDNTALHHAAKEAAQVIPAYVLSDWKSQHGWTGSTRQQFLCGCLDSLSKNLETLSSRLILRCGQADVELERLIHETQAEAVYYNRDYDPYGREMEKKLQEVCNRIGIPCHSYKDRVLHEADEVLTGSGGPYRVYTPYSRNWLGLNKTASLGKLTTLGQAPDPAIKSLPVPTLEHWQLPEATAILPAAGERAARERMKTFIENRTLHAYAQKRNIPAGVTTSRLGQDLRFGLISIRELHERCMAAAALATTPDARTSIETYIKELAWREFYLAILWHYPEVFDEEFAPEFRGMPWPGSDEDFQTWTQGRTGFPIVDAGMRELLATGFVHNRVRMIVSMFLTKDLHCHWRLGESHFMQHLLDGENASNNGGWQWSAGTGADAAPYFRIQNPWTQTKRYDPDGSYIRTWVPELKNVSAERFMDPPKDNRAIAPGYPLPIVDHSTERDRTLAIFAKHRGK, encoded by the coding sequence ATGCCTCAGTATAAGACTGTCATTCACTGGTTTCGCCGCGACTTGCGGTTGATGGACAATACCGCCCTTCATCACGCGGCCAAAGAGGCCGCTCAGGTGATCCCGGCCTATGTTTTAAGTGATTGGAAAAGCCAGCATGGGTGGACAGGATCGACACGCCAGCAGTTCCTCTGCGGTTGTCTGGATTCGCTCAGCAAAAATCTGGAGACTCTCAGTAGCCGCCTGATCCTGCGCTGTGGCCAGGCCGATGTGGAGCTCGAAAGGCTGATCCATGAGACCCAGGCTGAAGCCGTGTATTACAATCGCGATTATGATCCCTACGGCCGGGAGATGGAAAAGAAACTCCAGGAGGTATGCAACCGTATCGGCATTCCCTGCCACTCCTATAAAGACCGGGTTCTGCATGAAGCCGATGAAGTATTGACAGGAAGCGGAGGCCCCTACCGCGTTTATACTCCGTATTCACGTAACTGGCTGGGCTTGAATAAAACGGCTTCTTTGGGGAAATTGACCACTCTGGGCCAAGCGCCTGACCCGGCCATCAAAAGCTTACCCGTTCCCACATTGGAACACTGGCAATTGCCCGAAGCAACGGCCATCCTCCCCGCAGCAGGTGAACGTGCGGCGAGAGAACGGATGAAAACATTCATCGAGAACCGTACGCTGCATGCCTATGCACAAAAGCGTAACATCCCGGCCGGGGTCACGACCTCCAGGCTGGGTCAGGACCTGCGTTTTGGCCTGATCTCCATCCGCGAGTTACACGAAAGATGCATGGCAGCCGCTGCGCTTGCCACGACGCCGGATGCTCGCACCTCCATTGAGACCTACATTAAGGAACTGGCATGGCGGGAATTTTACCTGGCCATTTTGTGGCACTACCCAGAGGTGTTCGACGAGGAGTTTGCCCCTGAATTTCGAGGCATGCCGTGGCCGGGGAGTGACGAGGATTTCCAAACCTGGACTCAAGGCCGGACGGGGTTTCCGATTGTGGATGCTGGCATGCGCGAACTTCTGGCCACCGGTTTTGTCCACAACCGGGTGCGCATGATCGTCTCCATGTTTCTCACCAAGGACCTGCACTGTCATTGGCGACTGGGGGAAAGCCACTTCATGCAGCATCTTCTGGATGGTGAAAACGCCAGCAACAATGGCGGCTGGCAGTGGAGCGCAGGCACAGGAGCGGATGCAGCCCCGTATTTTCGCATCCAAAATCCCTGGACTCAAACCAAACGCTACGACCCTGATGGCAGCTACATCCGCACGTGGGTGCCGGAACTCAAAAACGTTTCAGCCGAGCGATTCATGGACCCGCCCAAGGACAATCGCGCCATTGCCCCCGGCTATCCCCTGCCCATCGTCGATCATTCCACCGAGAGAGACCGCACCCTGGCCATCTTTGCCAAGCATCGGGGTAAGTGA
- a CDS encoding ABC transporter permease, with translation MLRLALKMLFGDTGKYLMLVAGLVFATFLMAQQTAVFCGLMSWTTATLKNVPAPIWVVEKKVEQVNETNPLLDTDVARVRSVDSVAWAAPLYSGIQRVRLENGNFKIIQLIGIDATTLAGAPVKLLQGRLEDLRLPHAVIIDDLGMKRLAKESGGEVKLGDTFEINDQEARVVGIADTMQSFTGGPYVWTTYERALQYTPPQRKMLSAVIAAPRPGISEAQCVADIERETGLKGYLNKGFSWADFTAETPPSIQDFNTTTVAWYIRNTGIPISFGITVIVGFIVGTAISCQTFYSFVLENMKHLGALKAMGASTWTLCLMLLTQAFTVGLIGYGIGLFFTAGFAKGALANEQPPFYMPEAVPLVVLGVILVICSLSALLGIWRVSRLEPAMVFRG, from the coding sequence ATGCTGCGCCTCGCCCTCAAGATGCTTTTTGGTGACACCGGCAAATACCTGATGTTGGTGGCCGGGCTGGTTTTTGCCACCTTTCTGATGGCTCAGCAGACAGCGGTCTTTTGTGGCTTGATGAGCTGGACCACCGCCACCTTGAAAAACGTGCCTGCTCCCATCTGGGTGGTGGAGAAAAAGGTGGAGCAGGTCAATGAAACCAATCCCCTGCTGGATACCGACGTGGCACGGGTGCGCAGTGTGGATAGCGTGGCCTGGGCAGCTCCGCTTTATTCCGGCATCCAGCGCGTGCGACTTGAAAACGGCAATTTCAAAATCATCCAGCTCATCGGCATTGATGCCACCACACTGGCGGGTGCACCGGTGAAGCTGCTACAAGGGCGGCTGGAAGATTTGCGCCTGCCCCATGCGGTGATCATTGATGACTTGGGGATGAAGCGCCTGGCGAAAGAGAGCGGTGGCGAAGTTAAACTGGGGGATACCTTTGAGATCAATGACCAGGAGGCCCGCGTGGTCGGCATCGCCGATACGATGCAGAGCTTCACGGGAGGTCCGTATGTGTGGACCACTTATGAGCGTGCCCTGCAATATACCCCCCCGCAGCGCAAGATGCTCTCTGCCGTCATTGCCGCCCCGCGCCCGGGCATCAGCGAGGCCCAGTGCGTGGCTGACATCGAACGCGAAACAGGACTGAAGGGATACTTGAACAAGGGTTTCAGTTGGGCTGATTTCACAGCTGAAACGCCGCCTTCCATTCAGGATTTCAATACCACAACGGTGGCCTGGTACATCCGCAATACGGGGATCCCCATCAGCTTTGGCATCACCGTCATCGTCGGTTTCATTGTCGGCACGGCCATCTCCTGCCAGACTTTTTACTCCTTCGTGCTAGAAAACATGAAACACCTGGGAGCCCTGAAAGCGATGGGGGCCTCCACCTGGACTCTGTGCCTGATGCTGCTCACGCAAGCCTTCACGGTGGGACTCATCGGGTACGGCATCGGCCTGTTTTTCACGGCAGGTTTTGCCAAAGGTGCTCTGGCCAATGAACAGCCTCCTTTTTACATGCCTGAAGCCGTGCCGCTCGTGGTCCTGGGGGTGATCCTGGTCATCTGTAGTTTGTCTGCGCTCCTGGGTATCTGGCGTGTTTCCAGGCTGGAGCCTGCAATGGTCTTCCGTGGTTAA
- a CDS encoding alpha/beta hydrolase, whose product MESLGEGHQRTLPLDRNRELLKTAREEIYKTVGDVRLPVYIWEPEADKAPPYPKSVAAFFFSSGWDNGQVAQFAPHCVYFASRGMMTMAFDYRITNRNKGGPLEAIADARSAIRWIRLNAVELGINPGKIVGIGGSGGGHAITSSAMLNGFDDPADILDSSPAPNAIVLFNPVLDTSKKGFGLERFPDAGVAKDANLIRAIRPGLPPMLIMHGTADRVVPFGGTYEFAKKSSKKKNFCRLIEFEGQGHGFFNFNLSFEMYEATLMAMDEFFVELGFLEPDPDAGLGKVD is encoded by the coding sequence ATGGAATCTCTCGGCGAAGGTCATCAACGCACACTCCCACTCGACCGAAATCGGGAACTTCTCAAGACGGCTCGCGAGGAGATCTACAAGACCGTCGGAGATGTCCGCCTGCCCGTGTACATTTGGGAACCGGAGGCTGACAAAGCACCGCCCTATCCAAAGTCTGTGGCCGCCTTTTTCTTCAGCAGTGGCTGGGACAATGGCCAGGTAGCCCAGTTTGCCCCTCACTGCGTTTACTTTGCCTCACGCGGAATGATGACGATGGCGTTCGATTATCGCATCACCAACCGTAACAAGGGCGGCCCCCTGGAAGCCATCGCCGATGCGCGCTCCGCCATTCGCTGGATCCGACTCAATGCTGTGGAACTGGGCATCAATCCGGGCAAGATCGTCGGCATTGGCGGCAGTGGCGGCGGTCACGCCATCACCTCCTCGGCCATGCTCAATGGCTTTGATGATCCTGCGGATATCCTGGACAGCAGCCCGGCACCGAATGCCATCGTGCTTTTCAATCCCGTCCTGGATACCTCCAAGAAGGGCTTTGGCCTGGAACGTTTCCCTGATGCCGGTGTGGCCAAGGATGCCAATCTCATCCGCGCCATTCGTCCGGGTTTGCCTCCGATGCTGATCATGCACGGCACGGCTGACCGCGTGGTGCCTTTTGGCGGAACGTACGAGTTTGCCAAGAAGTCCTCCAAGAAAAAGAACTTCTGCCGCCTCATTGAATTTGAGGGCCAGGGCCACGGCTTCTTCAATTTCAATCTCTCCTTTGAAATGTATGAAGCCACCCTCATGGCGATGGACGAGTTCTTCGTCGAACTCGGTTTCCTGGAGCCTGATCCGGATGCCGGACTGGGCAAGGTGGACTGA
- a CDS encoding YidB family protein, with protein sequence MGLFDSLAKQALGGIFGGGSKQGDMLTSLMNQAGGLGGLMQQFQQAGLGETFASWVSADKNLPVQPDQLEAALGSQAVQDLAAKLGFDAKMVLPLMSQFLPQIIDRLTPNGVIDDTHPSTEKLQEVLSGVMKSGLGGLFGGRS encoded by the coding sequence ATGGGACTTTTTGATTCATTGGCCAAGCAGGCACTCGGCGGGATTTTCGGCGGCGGCAGTAAGCAGGGCGATATGCTCACTAGCCTGATGAATCAGGCCGGTGGCCTGGGTGGGCTGATGCAGCAGTTCCAGCAGGCAGGCTTGGGTGAGACGTTTGCTTCGTGGGTATCCGCAGACAAAAATTTGCCTGTACAGCCGGACCAACTGGAAGCAGCGCTTGGTAGCCAGGCCGTCCAGGATCTGGCAGCCAAGCTGGGTTTTGACGCCAAAATGGTACTGCCGCTCATGTCCCAGTTTCTGCCGCAGATCATTGACCGGCTCACCCCCAACGGAGTCATTGATGACACCCATCCATCCACTGAGAAGCTGCAGGAAGTGCTTTCTGGAGTGATGAAAAGCGGTTTAGGCGGGCTGTTCGGCGGACGTTCTTGA
- a CDS encoding ArnT family glycosyltransferase translates to MATLLIYGVLSILRHSDQPIWDEARYLEYARNLTHGFYVTDEEPNFVNGPGYPIVLMPFCESASAALGARLLNAFFMAGAVGFVWLTVRHYAGAAWAFAGAALTGFHPTLLWMGFALMSEPMSTFTLTGFVWSFAHALRDRRWSWTLAAVLFLGWLILTRVFFGHVLMATAVLCLALLIIKEWRPALGRALVILAGAFLFCTPYLAYTQAKTGQFLCWSTNSGELLYWMSSHHEGENGHWFGKADVRSLPEVAPLHDAFYQDVLKHPILEREEMLKAAALANFKANPARVGYNWVCNLSRLAFGFPRSHQPEELRTILLIGFNGPVIFMAIIAGVMGAWYWRTVPVEVWILMGFAAFYLGGSTLAPSLPRYFVLMIPILWLGIAQVWSRHLKVTVTA, encoded by the coding sequence TTGGCCACGCTTCTGATTTATGGAGTGCTTTCCATACTCCGTCATTCGGACCAGCCCATCTGGGATGAAGCCCGGTATCTGGAATACGCACGAAATCTGACCCACGGTTTTTATGTGACGGATGAAGAGCCTAATTTCGTCAACGGCCCAGGCTATCCGATTGTACTGATGCCCTTTTGTGAAAGTGCCTCGGCAGCCCTGGGCGCCAGGCTGCTGAATGCTTTTTTCATGGCAGGGGCCGTGGGGTTTGTCTGGCTGACTGTCCGCCATTACGCCGGGGCAGCGTGGGCTTTTGCTGGCGCAGCACTGACCGGATTTCACCCGACGTTGCTCTGGATGGGATTTGCCCTGATGAGCGAGCCCATGTCCACCTTCACCCTGACCGGTTTTGTCTGGAGTTTTGCCCACGCCCTCCGGGACAGACGCTGGAGCTGGACACTGGCAGCGGTCTTGTTTTTAGGCTGGCTGATCCTGACCCGGGTCTTTTTTGGTCATGTGCTCATGGCCACAGCGGTACTGTGCCTGGCGCTGCTAATCATCAAGGAATGGCGGCCTGCGTTGGGCCGCGCATTGGTTATTCTGGCGGGCGCATTTCTTTTCTGCACACCGTACCTGGCCTATACCCAAGCTAAAACGGGACAGTTTTTATGCTGGTCCACCAACAGTGGCGAACTGCTTTATTGGATGAGCAGCCATCACGAGGGGGAAAACGGACATTGGTTTGGCAAAGCCGATGTACGCAGCCTGCCGGAGGTGGCTCCCCTGCATGATGCCTTTTATCAGGACGTCCTAAAGCACCCGATCCTGGAGCGTGAAGAGATGCTGAAGGCAGCCGCACTGGCCAATTTTAAAGCCAATCCGGCACGAGTGGGTTACAACTGGGTCTGCAATCTTAGCCGACTGGCCTTTGGCTTTCCCCGCTCTCATCAGCCGGAAGAACTGCGGACCATCCTTCTCATCGGGTTTAACGGACCTGTGATTTTCATGGCCATCATCGCAGGGGTGATGGGGGCTTGGTATTGGCGGACGGTGCCGGTGGAAGTGTGGATTTTGATGGGTTTCGCCGCTTTTTACCTGGGAGGCAGTACCCTGGCCCCCAGCCTGCCACGTTACTTTGTGCTAATGATCCCCATCCTCTGGCTGGGCATTGCCCAGGTCTGGAGCCGTCACCTAAAAGTGACAGTTACTGCCTGA
- a CDS encoding permease, giving the protein MILAALPEPSAFGDVLMAFLSILFEGAPYIMIGTLLSGLIDAFLPAKLLDRVLPKNKVLSTLMAGFLGLIFPVCECAVVPVIRRLVKKGLPLSCALSYMLAAPIMNPIVAVSTLTAFKEFEKITGWATLGNASMTIARLSLGYIVAVTVGLIVLRFKPAQLLKASVADSIEHSAAEAAHGHAPKTSFNAKLVHAFRTAMGDFLDTGMYFTVGVIITSLFNTQVDQNILDSVAGNGFLAIPSIMGLAFVLSLCSTSDAFIAAPMASFSMAAKLAFLVFGPMMDIKLMFMYAAVFKRRMVIGMLIGTFLLIALLSGPMMLLVTDPRNFPENFWNALSALFTF; this is encoded by the coding sequence ATGATTTTAGCCGCCCTGCCCGAACCCAGCGCCTTTGGTGATGTCCTGATGGCCTTTTTGAGCATCCTTTTCGAAGGTGCTCCCTACATCATGATCGGCACCCTCCTTTCAGGGCTGATCGATGCCTTTCTCCCGGCCAAACTCCTGGACCGCGTGCTGCCAAAGAACAAGGTGCTCTCCACCCTGATGGCGGGTTTCCTCGGCCTCATCTTTCCGGTTTGTGAATGTGCGGTGGTACCGGTCATCCGCCGTCTGGTGAAAAAGGGATTGCCACTTTCCTGCGCACTTTCCTACATGCTCGCAGCACCGATCATGAACCCGATCGTGGCAGTGAGCACGCTCACAGCCTTCAAGGAGTTCGAAAAAATCACTGGCTGGGCAACTCTGGGCAATGCCAGCATGACCATCGCCCGTCTGTCTCTTGGTTATATCGTGGCGGTGACGGTGGGTCTGATTGTCCTCCGTTTTAAACCGGCTCAGCTCTTAAAAGCGAGCGTGGCAGATAGCATTGAGCATTCGGCCGCCGAAGCCGCACACGGCCATGCACCCAAGACCAGTTTTAACGCCAAACTGGTGCATGCCTTCCGCACAGCCATGGGAGACTTCCTGGATACCGGGATGTACTTCACCGTCGGCGTCATCATCACTTCCCTTTTCAACACCCAGGTGGACCAGAACATCCTGGATTCCGTCGCCGGAAACGGTTTCCTAGCCATCCCGTCCATCATGGGCCTCGCATTCGTATTGTCGCTATGCAGTACGTCGGATGCCTTTATCGCCGCGCCCATGGCTTCCTTTTCCATGGCAGCCAAGCTGGCCTTCCTGGTCTTCGGCCCGATGATGGATATCAAACTCATGTTCATGTATGCGGCCGTGTTCAAGCGCCGCATGGTCATCGGCATGCTCATCGGCACCTTCCTTTTGATCGCCCTCCTTTCGGGACCCATGATGCTCCTGGTCACAGATCCACGAAACTTCCCCGAAAACTTCTGGAACGCCCTCAGCGCACTTTTCACCTTTTAA